Below is a genomic region from Citrobacter tructae.
GAAACCGCACAAATCACCGGGGCGGCTAACGCCTGTGGATTGCAGTGGGAAGACAATCTGCGCCTCTGGCAGCGTGATAAAGAGATCTGGTTGTTCCCTGTTGAGATTGAATCGCTAATTGGCAAAGTCCGGTTTTCCCGTCTCGGGATTAAGCTGGCTGAAACCCACAATAAAGGCTATCGCTGGCAGCATGAGGCCGTCATCGCCCTCGCCGACCCGCACCACGGCAATGCGTTCGAACTGACCCACGAAGAAGCCGAAGAGTGGTATCGCGGCAGAGATGTCTACCCGCAAACCGCTCCGGAGACAGACGACGTGCTGGTGACCTTCCAGCGTCAGCCTATTGGGCTGGCAAAACGTATTAACTCACGGTTGAAAAACAGCTATCCGCGCGATCTTGTGCGGGATGGTAAGCTCTTTAGCAGATAACGCACGTTTTTACTGGCGCTTTTGCTAACGTTGACTACGCTGAAAAATGGACGACCCAACTGGTCGTACCACAACCAGTAAACTAACGGAGAGCACGATGATGAAAACCAGTGTGCGCATTGGCGCTTTTGAGATCGACGACGCCGAGTTACATGGCGAATCGCCGGGAGACCGAACGTTAACCATTCCGTGTAAATCCGATCCGGATTTATGTATGCAGCTGGACGCCTGGGATGCCGATACCAGCGTCCCGGCCCTCCTTAATGGCGAACATTCTGTTCTATTCCGTGAGCACTACGATCGTAAGTCAGATGCCTGGATCATGCGTTTTGCCTGATTCAAAAAGAACCCGTCGCCAGACGGGTTATTTATTTCTTAATTTCCCCCTCGCAGCAACCTCTTCTACACTATGGGTACGGCAGTACAATTTGAGGATGGAATGTTCACGCTGGTTCTTTTTGTTTGCTACCTGGATGGCGGTTGTGAAGATATCGTGGTCGATGTCTACAATACGGAACAGCAGTGCCTTATTTCGATGGACGATCAGCGTATTCGCAATGGAGGATGCTTGCCGGCGGATGGCTACATCGATAGCTTCTGGAAACCTGCCCAAACGTACAGCGATTTTTGATTATTGTAGCTGCACTAATGTCAGCTCACCGCCAAATACCGCGCCGGTATCAATATAGTGCAGGTTCCCAATGTCCAGACGATGACGCAACGGCGTATGGCCAAACCAGAAATG
It encodes:
- a CDS encoding YebW family protein, whose amino-acid sequence is MFTLVLFVCYLDGGCEDIVVDVYNTEQQCLISMDDQRIRNGGCLPADGYIDSFWKPAQTYSDF
- a CDS encoding YebV family protein, translated to MKTSVRIGAFEIDDAELHGESPGDRTLTIPCKSDPDLCMQLDAWDADTSVPALLNGEHSVLFREHYDRKSDAWIMRFA